The genomic region ATTCTTAAAATATTATATACAATCGGAACAAATTGAAAAGATCGAACATTTAATCATTAAGGAAAACCAATGAACCTCCCAAAAACATACAAGGCGTTAGAACTCAGAGAATACAGCGAAAATAAGAATCGGGCGATCATCGTCGAAAAAACGATTCGACCTTTGAAAAAAGGAGAAGTGTTGATTCGGATGCATTCCGCTTCGATCAATCCGTCCGATCTTATGTTTTTGAGAGGGCTCTACGGAATCAAAAAGAAACTTCCAGTCGTTCCGGGTTTTGAAGGAAGCGGAAACGTCGTCGCTTCCGGCGGCGGACTTTACGGTTCTTATTTAAAAGGGAAGAATGTAGCCTGCACCGCTCCCGGAAGAGGCGACGGTGTTTACGCCGAATATATGATCACCGACGCGTTCAGTTGTCTTCCGATCGGAAACGATCTTTCCTTGGAACAAGGAGCTTGTCTTTACGTAAATCCGATCACCGCGATCGCGATGGTCGAACAAGCGCAGAAAGTAGGTGCAAAGGCTTTGGTTCAAACCGCTGCCGCGAGCGCGCTCGGAAAGATGGTGGTCGGAATCGCGGCTCGCAAAGGAATGAAAGTGATCAACGTGGTTC from Leptospira kmetyi serovar Malaysia str. Bejo-Iso9 harbors:
- a CDS encoding zinc-binding dehydrogenase → MNLPKTYKALELREYSENKNRAIIVEKTIRPLKKGEVLIRMHSASINPSDLMFLRGLYGIKKKLPVVPGFEGSGNVVASGGGLYGSYLKGKNVACTAPGRGDGVYAEYMITDAFSCLPIGNDLSLEQGACLYVNPITAIAMVEQAQKVGAKALVQTAAASALGKMVVGIAARKGMKVINVVRKPEQEAALKAVGAEHILNSETSNFERQLRVLSNELKATVCLDAVAGELTARVLGAMPYGSRVIVYGALSEKEIPLHAGLMIFQDKKVEGFWLSTWAPQQSFYKIWKLSRELRSLAKKELKTDIAARFPLEKAVEAIDNYAANMTKGKVLIQTPFAEGK